Below is a genomic region from Micropterus dolomieu isolate WLL.071019.BEF.003 ecotype Adirondacks linkage group LG08, ASM2129224v1, whole genome shotgun sequence.
AAAGATAGATTGTGACATCATCAAAAAAGGACACATTTCTtcctctgtccttctctctgtccATCGGTTCCTTAGGTGATTTCAGCAGACTCCTCAGCCCGACACGTTTGTCCACGTCTGTTTCTGTGACGACAATCACCCTCCGGGAGCTTTCGTCNNNNNNNNNNNNNNNNNNNNNNNNNNNNNNNNNNNNNNNNNNNNNNNNNNNNNNNNNNNNNNNNNNNNNNNNNNNNNNNNNNNNNNNNNNNNNNNNNNNNGTGTCTCTATATCATCATTATACTCAATCTGGCTCAAACATCTATCACTTTCTCTCTGAAAATGTTCCCAATTAGCCTTCTCAAATacccatcttcctcctctttcttctatACTTTGAgataatgaaatattaattttacatAATACTGGATAATGATCACTTCCTATTGTCCCATCCTTATATACACTCCAATTACATATCGCTGCCATACTACTAGACACCAGTGTAAGGTCAAGTACAGATTCCTTCCCCGTACTAACCTCTATCGTTGTTTTACTTCCATCATTTAAACATACTAAGTTTTCCTCATCCAATAACTCTTCAATTACTTGTCCATTACTATCCATCTTCTCACTACCCCACAATGTATTATGCGCATTGAAATCCCCACACcatacaatattattattgtcttgCCCCTCTATTTCCTCAAGATTATTTATATCTAATTTTCCACACGGATTGTAATAATTTATAACTACAATTCTTTTCCTTTCACCCCATGTTTCTACCACTACATATTCTTGCTCCTTTCCTATACCTAACACCCTATGCGGAATCCCTTGTCTTATAAATGTTATAcatccccctccaccaccattTTCCCTATCTTGTCTAACTGATACATATCCATATATTATAAAGTCAAAATTAGGCTTTAACCAGGATTCCTGAACGCATATAACATCTGGTTTTTCTCTTCTACTCCTTATAAATCGCTTGAAATCCTGCCCATTTGCGATCAAGCTTCTTGCTTTCCATTGAAGGATTAGCATTACAAAAATTACTAACCTATACATGTTGTCTCTTGACTCGACTGTACACTGAGTTCATCCCTCACCTCTTCCCACTTTAATCCTGCCATATCTAAGTGGTGTATTGCTGCTTTAACAATAATCTGGATTCTTTCAGTTTTAGACCTGACTTCAGCTGTAGCATTTATCACCCCTGCTATGAATGTCactattttcttcttctcttcccatttttttccttcttttcttggGGATCTTCCACTTTCTCCACTCTGATTCGTCTTTTCCTGCTCTGTTCTCTTAACAGCCTCAACataagaaatgttttcttttaattttatctGTTGTACTTTAACTTCTTTTTTCATCACTTCGCATCCCCAAAATGCCACACTATGATTCCCTCCACAGTTACAACACTTTGGTCTTACTTCTTCCCCACACTTTCCATATTCATGATCACCACTACACCTAGCACACCTCCTCTTTCCTTTACATACATTAGCCATATGTCCAAATTCCTGACATTTATAACATCTCATTGGCTTAGGTACATAGTCTCTTATGCTGTATCTCATAAATCCATAATATACCTCTTTTGGTACCTCCTTTGTTTCAAACTCAACCAATACAGATTCTGTTTCTACTTTCTCCACTCCCCGTGTCATTCTTACTGCACTTTTAACTGACCTATTCTTCATTCTCAAGTTCTCCACCAACTctttcatatttacagtaagaGGTATTCCATATATCACTCCCTTACTTCCGCCACTTCTTTTCTCCCCCACtcttactatttttatttttccaacacAACTCATCTTCTTTGCTTTTTCCATCTGTACTTCATTATTACATCCTACCAGTAGATTTCCATCTCCCAAAATTCTTGCATACTTCACTTCTCCTACCTTTTCTCTTATTATTTTAGTTAACTTAAGTGGATCCATTTTTTTtactcctccttctccctcaaATCGTACCACTACATTAAGCAATCTTATTTTAGGTTCCTTCCCTTCATCTTCTTCACTTTCCGTCCCATTTGAACTAACAcaaccttttttctttcttttacgaCTAGCCTCCTTCTTATCCCTATGCATTCTCCCTACTTCCTCCCAATCACTTTCCCTCCTCTCATCACTACCATTTCCCTCTGCCTCACTGTAATCCATAAcatccagtagcttcaaccaagtccagttgcccttcattttaaccttcgttggataacatCCACCTGTCTCCCTGCCATCCCTATCCAGGTTATTGATTTAATGAGCAACCAGAAGCTGTGAAATAGCACCGCTACCGGACCTATACAGGCCGTCGGCCGATGCTATCCCACACCACCTCTTAATCGACTCACCAACCAACAAACTCGCACTTCGTTCTCCACCCAGTGCTAAATTCAGACAGACCACAGTACTCGTTTTTCCGGAATCCACTGTCGCGTGTCGCATCACTGTCAAGCAGCTCTTGGCAGGGACTGGATGTTTGAGCCTCCTATTTAAGCCGTGGCTGATTATGGAATAGGTCAGGTGCGTTGATGAGGATGAGTCTCAGGTGTGAGCAGAGCCTGCAGCAGACACGCCCCCAGCTCccagacaggagagagagagagagccaagcagagacagacaaacaacagGCTCACAACACGCATTCCAGACAACATTCACAACACTCACACCAAGCTCACAGCCGGGGCCTCGTGAcaatttcggcatcagtttgatccatttattaaaattacatcACAGCAAAgggtttactttgggttcatatagctgtagtatCCGCAGGCTGTGTTTACTTGCTTAAAACCCGTTGTGcgtgaacactcaaaatgtccagcaGTCAAACTCACGCGAGTAAAGCGAGGCGAATATTAAatttgctttcagtgtgaacacacctttacagtcaagcagtcatggcagacagtggaagcggtactgcccccagcacttcctgtagtgcattgcaattagaaatgaacaacaagaaatgttcctaatatgaagattgctatctctcccttaaacgACATCTATGTAACGATGCGACGACAATTAAATTTCACGTCGACAACTTTTTTTAGTCGACATTGTCGATTAagtcgactaatcgttgcagccctagtaaCATCCCCTTCTTGAATACACACCTGTTGATTTTCGGAGGGGATCTAAATTGTGTTTCTGACCCAGTCTTGGATCGGTCTGATCCTTGTAATCTGACTCAATCTGCTATGTCTAAAACATTCTCTGATTTTATGAAACAGAATGGTCTTGATCCATGGAGATCTCGTAACCCCTCTATTAAAAAATTTTCTATCTTCTCCCAGGTGCGCCAATCATATTCCAGGATTGATTACTTTTTTATTGATAGTACGCTTAATTCATGTGTAATTTTTTCTGACTGTATTGTAATATTAGACCATTCACCTTTATTATTTGACATTCAACTTTCTACCTATAAACGTAGCACACTGCTTTGGAGATTTGACAATTCTTTTGGCAGACAAAGAATTTTTCGAACTCATTTCAAATTCTATTCATGAGTTCCTGTCTTTCAATCAAGATGACTCCTCTTCATATTCATTGTTATGGGAGACACTTAATTGTTACCTGAGAGGTCAAATTATTTCTTATACTGCTCTTTCTAATAAAAAGATTAATGCTAGGCTTAATGTACTTACATCTGTGATTAGTGAACTTGATCAAAGATGCATTGAACCCTTCTCCGGAATTACTTAAGCAGCGCGTGGATTTGCAAGCAGAATTCAATCTCATCTCAACTGAAGAGGCAGCCCACTTGTTACTATGCATTTGTGGTTCATATTAAGAACATGGTGACAAGGCAAGTCGTTTACTGGCACATCAGTTGCGATGACAGGCCACTTCCCGTTTGATACCCAGTATTATAAACACTTATGATATTACTACAGATGCCTTGGAAATTAATGCTACTTTTAAATCTGTAGCCCGTGGAATTTAATGCCACACAGGACACAATTACTTCAGGGGTTCTTGTAGCTCCAGGTTAATTTTTGACCACATGTGCAGGTCATTTGACAGAGTGGTATGCTACTGAGTCTTTCACGTAACCAGCTCAAATACTGAATTTTGTAAttatagaaaaatatttaaaaaacacgGCAGAAATACGGCAGTGGGCTATGACTATcgacagaaaacataaaataaatcgTTTTAACAACCATAAACCCACTTACATTAACATCAGTATATAAAATG
It encodes:
- the LOC123975742 gene encoding uncharacterized protein LOC123975742 — its product is MAGRQVDVMDYSEAEGNGSDERRESDWEEVGRMHRDKKEASRKRKKKGCVSSNGTESEEDEGKEPKIRLLNVVVRFEGEGGVKKMDPLKLTKIIREKVGEVKYARILGDGNLLVGCNNEVQMEKAKKMSCVGKIKIVRVGEKRSGGSKGVIYGIPLTVNMKELVENLRMKNRSVKSAVRMTRGVEKVETESVLVEFETKEVPKEVYYGFMRYSIRDYVPKPMRCYKCQEFGHMANVCKGKRRCARCSGDHEYGKCGEEVRPKCCNCGGNHSVAFWGCEVMKKEVKVQQIKLKENISYVEAVKRTEQEKTNQSGESGRSPRKEGKKWEEKKKIVTFIAGVINATAEVRSKTERIQIIVKAAIHHLDMAGLKWEEVRDELSVQSSQETTCIG